Proteins encoded in a region of the Halodesulfovibrio marinisediminis DSM 17456 genome:
- a CDS encoding xanthine dehydrogenase family protein molybdopterin-binding subunit encodes MTKLNVVGKNVDRRDGVDKTTGRALFTSDMFVPGMLYAKVLRSPHAHARIVNIDTSEAEKLDGVKAVMTHKNGPKNLFNAAAPMFLTVSHLERVLDQYLFDEVVRYVGDEVAAVAATTEAIAEKALSLIKVEYELLPAVFDSEEAMSESAPELHGEKGCTSEGKNIPGEIIKIPYGDVEKGLEESDVVIEKKFTLPIVKQVQMETQSALAQVSGSGEVTIWSTTQTPHPSRSIIGKIFDIPASKIRVLAPPYIGGGFGVRIGLSGLAEPIALGLALLAKRPVKIVYSRKEDFIASDTRHPATVTVKLGAKKDGTFQALDMKGIFNTGAYCGFGTELPGVCGAMTLAIYRIPNQRYYGHSVYTNRTSSGAMRGFGNPQGNFALEQVVDMMADELGMSSYELRMKNIMKVNDPWCLPFPCLSTELAECMRQAGESIGWENRESLKASAPHKVRGMGMAVGTHVSNAWPFCVDYDNAYFTVQSDGTVHVASGVPEMGTGVCTSLVQIAADSFGIDMDNVSLSFGDTLTTPFDIGSHASRTCYAAGLAIKEAAEDTRQQIFEYAAPYFDVSPDSLTLQNGYVFRSSVSATDETSIVLLDDVKAHPEGKVSLEDIAYHAHVRNKQFMSTGKIVPKNAPPWHVCFADVEVDTETGKVDVLKLVAAHDVGTAVNPIIVEGQIEGGVVQGLGYALTEEIRYNDKGVQTHNQMHSYMLPTAEDIPVMESIIVESHDPTGPFGAKGAGECSLVCPASAISNAVANATGVRFTELPLTPERIFAGLHQED; translated from the coding sequence ATGACTAAACTGAACGTAGTAGGCAAGAACGTTGATCGTCGTGACGGTGTTGATAAAACAACAGGTCGTGCTCTCTTTACCAGTGATATGTTTGTGCCAGGAATGCTGTATGCAAAGGTCTTGCGCAGTCCCCATGCTCATGCACGCATTGTGAACATAGATACTTCAGAAGCAGAAAAATTGGACGGTGTTAAGGCCGTTATGACGCATAAAAATGGCCCTAAAAACCTGTTTAATGCTGCAGCTCCTATGTTCCTCACCGTTTCGCATCTTGAACGTGTGCTGGATCAGTATTTATTTGATGAGGTAGTCCGGTATGTTGGTGATGAGGTTGCGGCGGTTGCTGCCACAACTGAAGCCATTGCCGAGAAGGCATTGTCATTAATTAAAGTTGAGTATGAGTTATTGCCTGCTGTCTTTGATTCTGAAGAAGCCATGAGTGAATCAGCTCCGGAACTCCATGGCGAAAAAGGGTGCACATCTGAAGGCAAGAATATTCCAGGTGAGATCATTAAGATTCCGTACGGTGATGTTGAAAAAGGCTTGGAAGAGTCAGATGTCGTCATTGAAAAAAAATTTACTTTGCCGATTGTAAAACAAGTTCAGATGGAAACACAAAGTGCTCTGGCTCAAGTCAGCGGCAGCGGGGAAGTTACTATCTGGTCTACAACACAAACTCCTCATCCTTCCCGTTCGATTATAGGCAAGATCTTTGATATTCCCGCCAGTAAAATTCGCGTGTTGGCCCCTCCATATATTGGTGGTGGTTTTGGGGTTCGCATTGGATTAAGCGGACTTGCAGAGCCGATAGCATTAGGTTTGGCTTTGTTAGCTAAGCGTCCTGTGAAAATTGTATATTCACGAAAAGAAGACTTCATTGCATCGGATACACGTCATCCGGCAACTGTAACGGTAAAATTGGGTGCCAAAAAAGATGGTACGTTCCAAGCTCTCGATATGAAAGGTATCTTCAATACTGGTGCCTACTGTGGTTTCGGTACTGAACTCCCGGGGGTGTGCGGAGCCATGACATTGGCAATCTACCGTATCCCTAATCAGCGTTACTATGGACACAGTGTGTATACAAACCGTACCAGCTCCGGTGCTATGCGTGGTTTTGGCAACCCGCAGGGTAATTTTGCTCTGGAACAGGTCGTGGATATGATGGCGGATGAGTTGGGAATGAGCTCATATGAGCTACGTATGAAAAATATCATGAAAGTAAATGATCCATGGTGCCTGCCGTTCCCTTGTTTAAGCACAGAGCTTGCAGAATGTATGAGGCAGGCTGGTGAGAGTATTGGATGGGAGAATAGAGAGTCTCTTAAGGCATCCGCACCACATAAGGTTCGTGGAATGGGTATGGCAGTTGGAACACACGTAAGTAATGCATGGCCATTCTGTGTAGATTACGACAACGCATACTTTACGGTTCAATCAGACGGAACCGTGCATGTTGCTTCAGGTGTGCCGGAAATGGGTACAGGTGTGTGTACTTCTCTTGTCCAGATTGCAGCAGACTCATTTGGAATCGATATGGATAATGTGTCGTTGTCTTTCGGGGATACATTGACGACCCCGTTTGACATTGGCAGCCATGCAAGCCGCACGTGTTATGCAGCAGGTCTTGCAATTAAAGAGGCTGCAGAGGATACAAGGCAGCAGATTTTTGAGTATGCTGCACCGTACTTTGATGTTAGCCCAGATTCTCTGACCTTGCAGAATGGATATGTGTTCCGGTCATCTGTATCTGCAACAGATGAAACGTCAATTGTGCTTTTAGATGACGTTAAAGCGCATCCAGAAGGTAAAGTTTCATTAGAAGATATCGCGTATCATGCTCATGTACGTAATAAGCAGTTCATGAGTACCGGAAAAATCGTTCCTAAAAACGCTCCACCTTGGCATGTGTGTTTTGCAGATGTTGAAGTAGATACTGAGACCGGCAAAGTGGATGTGCTGAAGCTTGTGGCCGCGCATGACGTAGGAACAGCCGTGAACCCGATTATTGTCGAAGGACAAATTGAAGGTGGTGTGGTTCAGGGGCTCGGCTACGCTCTAACTGAAGAGATTAGATACAATGATAAGGGCGTTCAGACACATAACCAGATGCATAGCTATATGTTGCCGACTGCCGAAGACATTCCTGTGATGGAATCCATAATCGTTGAATCTCATGATCCAACAGGACCGTTTGGTGCTAAAGGCGCTGGTGAGTGCAGTCTCGTTTGTCCTGCCTCAGCTATCAGTAACGCTGTTGCAAATGCCACTGGGGTTCGTTTTACAGAATTGCCTCTAACGCCGGAGCGAATCTTTGCTGGCTTACATCAGGAAGATTAA
- a CDS encoding glycosyl transferase family protein: MLNEVGIILFLVLKIVFIFVAIVFVISGIDEFFIDLCYFFRETYRRLFITNHYKRLSEEQLLAKPEQSVAIMVPCWDEGLVIRRMLENAIRTVNYSNYVIFVGTYPNDPATQREVDKVRDRYSNVERIMTPHDGPTSKADCLNWLYEGILIYEKENNKKFDIFVLQDSEDILHPLQLKLCNYIIPKLDMVQLPVHPMPRDWSDFTGNHYLDEFAENHTRDLIVREALTGSIPSAGVGTALSRRTLELTAKKQRNLLFDTASLAEDYAFGLGIKELGLKQAFVRQWIWRNKMVKSFFTRRPKQKRVQEFISIREYFPNTFKQAVGQKTRWVMGITLQGWESMGWRGGLASKYMLWRDRKTIVTNLVNFIGNFLFVLILGLLIYNTLTKSYKLPPLVDDSRESTILISICLFFLVWRIIMRVTFVVRTYNWFQGLLSVPRLFWGNIINFVATIKAISKYTKVRITGETLEWEKTRHVYPSEDELRAYRRRLGDLLLDRRFLTVEQLDKALKEKRKTKKKLGEVLIDLGYITEDQLVQTLGIQFRVETQEVDPYSTPAELLELVPTKLAVKYNVYPLVMRDGQLLVATNEMLDEASLRELEQKIGHVVRLRLASRSDISFAIRRGYERKLTQKDSGFLGKMLVDKGEITSEQLTEALRAQRRQYLPLGEILISQEVLTKEKFEEANAAFLEQDKFKRIGEFLLDKGYIDAKQLNSALTEQEKHSPLLGEVLIEQGVISPENLDHFLSTWEIN, from the coding sequence ATGTTAAACGAAGTAGGAATCATTCTATTTTTGGTGCTCAAGATCGTCTTTATTTTTGTTGCGATTGTCTTTGTGATCAGTGGCATAGATGAATTCTTTATAGATCTTTGCTACTTCTTTCGAGAGACCTATCGACGGTTGTTTATCACCAACCATTACAAGAGGCTTTCGGAAGAACAGTTGCTGGCGAAGCCGGAGCAGTCTGTTGCCATAATGGTTCCCTGTTGGGATGAAGGTCTTGTAATTAGGCGTATGTTGGAAAACGCCATTAGGACCGTTAATTATTCCAACTACGTGATCTTTGTAGGAACGTATCCAAATGACCCAGCTACGCAACGCGAAGTAGATAAGGTGCGTGACAGGTATAGTAATGTAGAACGAATAATGACCCCGCATGATGGACCTACTTCTAAGGCAGATTGTCTGAATTGGTTGTATGAAGGCATTCTTATCTACGAAAAAGAGAACAATAAAAAATTTGATATCTTTGTCTTACAGGACTCTGAAGACATACTCCATCCACTTCAATTGAAGCTTTGTAACTACATCATTCCTAAATTGGATATGGTTCAGCTCCCAGTGCATCCTATGCCACGAGACTGGTCGGACTTTACTGGCAACCACTATCTAGATGAATTTGCAGAAAACCACACTCGAGATTTGATTGTGCGTGAAGCACTAACAGGTTCTATCCCCTCTGCCGGTGTGGGCACGGCTCTTAGCCGTAGGACACTAGAACTGACAGCTAAGAAGCAGAGAAATCTACTCTTCGATACTGCCTCTCTTGCAGAAGATTATGCATTTGGTCTTGGAATTAAGGAGCTTGGTCTCAAGCAGGCCTTTGTACGTCAATGGATTTGGCGAAATAAAATGGTCAAAAGCTTTTTCACTCGTAGGCCTAAGCAAAAACGCGTTCAGGAATTCATCTCAATCCGCGAGTATTTTCCTAATACATTCAAGCAGGCTGTAGGCCAAAAAACCCGATGGGTTATGGGAATAACCCTTCAAGGGTGGGAGAGTATGGGATGGCGCGGAGGATTAGCCTCAAAGTACATGCTTTGGCGTGACCGTAAAACCATTGTAACTAACCTTGTTAACTTTATAGGTAACTTCCTGTTTGTTCTTATTTTAGGGTTGCTTATCTATAACACGTTGACCAAGTCGTATAAACTTCCGCCGTTAGTAGATGATTCTCGAGAGTCTACTATTTTGATCTCCATCTGTTTGTTCTTTCTGGTTTGGCGAATTATTATGCGTGTTACGTTTGTTGTACGGACATATAACTGGTTCCAGGGACTCTTGTCGGTACCACGGTTGTTCTGGGGTAACATCATTAACTTTGTTGCAACTATTAAAGCTATCTCTAAATACACAAAAGTACGTATTACTGGTGAAACTCTTGAGTGGGAAAAGACCCGTCATGTGTATCCTTCTGAAGACGAACTGCGCGCTTACCGTCGTAGACTGGGTGACCTGTTGCTTGATCGACGTTTCTTGACAGTTGAGCAGTTGGATAAGGCTTTAAAAGAGAAAAGGAAAACAAAGAAGAAGCTTGGTGAAGTTCTTATTGATCTTGGGTACATCACTGAAGATCAGCTTGTTCAGACGCTGGGAATTCAGTTCAGAGTTGAGACGCAGGAAGTTGACCCTTACAGCACGCCAGCAGAGCTACTTGAGTTAGTTCCTACTAAATTGGCTGTAAAATACAACGTGTATCCACTGGTAATGAGAGATGGGCAACTCCTTGTTGCTACGAACGAGATGCTTGATGAAGCTTCCTTGCGTGAGCTTGAGCAGAAAATTGGACATGTAGTCAGGCTGCGTCTTGCATCTCGTAGTGATATTTCTTTTGCAATACGGAGAGGTTATGAGCGTAAGCTTACTCAGAAGGACTCTGGATTCCTGGGGAAAATGCTTGTTGATAAAGGGGAGATTACCTCAGAGCAGCTTACCGAAGCTCTTCGCGCTCAACGGCGTCAATATCTTCCACTTGGGGAAATATTGATTAGTCAGGAAGTGTTAACAAAAGAAAAATTCGAAGAGGCGAATGCTGCCTTTTTGGAACAGGATAAATTTAAACGAATTGGCGAGTTTTTGTTGGATAAAGGGTACATCGATGCCAAACAACTAAACTCTGCACTTACAGAACAAGAAAAGCATAGTCCGCTGTTGGGTGAAGTACTTATTGAACAAGGGGTGATTTCACCAGAAAATCTTGATCACTTCCTAAGCACTTGGGAGATCAATTAA
- a CDS encoding tetratricopeptide repeat protein — protein MYRFISVLTLIVLFSIPSVASAQSVEDRSWIQRQIIHLKVYPHKGKAYELLKEGDRKGAAAEFAKVLEIDPQDTQVRLDYTQTLYDLGEYTNAKTQALEVLKVLPDNANALMLAVNSMQKLGRNTNALDLLLDTIHKGVLPKKAQEDAFVSAIDLLIKQKEYMLLLDVVNKEGDILFPAKRDYILALAYKGAGRDAEAKTAYEKALSYTGRDSLTDKDRLVALSDLADMFMKDREFDKAQKVLLEAHALAPTMMSVTYRLAELSYETKQYDKALEWIELSLKNDQTSKQLLLKAFILEGLGKHDEALGLFDRLTRTAATKKEKAQLYTQKGFVALKVGNNDAAIEAFEQSLSILPTNEALLALATAQAKSDEWAKAVETYELLLSKLDEGPDKARVRMQLGIAYLKVDRNDEAMTELSSALESGYLTPKEQEDALQNLGFLYYGSKQYEAAKEAFLAALEKQPHNNKTLLALARAQIGAGDYEDAIATLKEMDAQQQDFAISMLLAFAYEKSGQHKQAIAIYKTILESEELYGDDTMAVLERMATIESLSGRKGLAGDMYLKAYEVADTKDPDLLLRAGESYYGAKQYDKALSILERYLKSASDVDNFEAFSMIGSIYTQQGKVKEAAAAFRRALTYPNLTRKQRTTLLVNLGYLYINMDEVDTGIEFMRQAIAVGGDSPRLRMDMGTALFSRKHYPEAIEQFRRAKELGAGYQADLSLGFCYDKVNKPGLALYYMKLAEQNAPESVLQKSADLYNQLGYLYASEKSYCEAIISYEQALCIKPNDSTAFKLGQVLRLAGQLEAAEAMLCSVDPEQLETVDDRILYYEILGRVYKETEQYDKAQEVFRMGIAEKPSAEAYYLLGQAQESSEDLEGAISSYQTAVEMNPADAYKISLGYAYYKHEDLEQAAVIFEDLLMKDPDYVNLAEDLAYINKQLCRNELSVEWFKRAIDNERLYPNETAKSLRRKIYDFKEEIRFITDSWDVTGFYNYSPDDANFYTDTQGIVVGVLDNTAGVEVGYAPPKIGFRDGRIFQIIARVSVNRQKYGVFDFEADGTQGAAGVRYKPFKDADIALGVERLFKIGEDAEDNTLLRAMGDWNDGWAMKATEKNWNYTFIYGEVDQYVQDDERTVFLVHGRQGWTWNFYDQLLLTPHVYGTFREVSPDRNNLSHFEFGPAVSFRWLEGEDQYISYKRDWEILLRYTYGKYTKDISDDYSGVSVSLRLNF, from the coding sequence ATGTACCGATTTATTTCTGTTCTTACCTTAATTGTGTTGTTCTCCATTCCTAGTGTGGCATCCGCACAATCCGTTGAAGATAGAAGTTGGATTCAACGGCAAATAATTCATCTTAAGGTCTACCCTCATAAGGGAAAAGCATATGAGCTGCTTAAAGAGGGTGATCGTAAAGGAGCGGCTGCTGAGTTTGCTAAAGTGTTGGAAATTGATCCTCAAGATACACAAGTTCGTCTGGATTACACACAGACTCTGTATGACTTGGGAGAGTATACCAACGCTAAGACTCAAGCCTTGGAAGTACTCAAAGTGTTACCGGATAATGCCAATGCATTAATGCTGGCTGTGAATTCAATGCAAAAGCTTGGGCGTAATACCAATGCGTTGGATTTATTACTTGATACCATTCACAAAGGTGTACTGCCCAAAAAAGCGCAGGAAGATGCTTTTGTCAGTGCTATTGATCTGTTAATTAAACAGAAAGAATACATGTTGTTGCTGGATGTTGTTAATAAAGAGGGTGACATTCTTTTTCCTGCAAAGCGCGATTACATCCTTGCTTTAGCTTACAAAGGAGCTGGACGTGATGCAGAGGCGAAAACAGCGTATGAAAAAGCATTGTCTTACACAGGAAGAGACTCTCTTACCGATAAGGATCGATTAGTTGCTCTTAGCGATTTAGCAGACATGTTTATGAAAGACCGTGAGTTTGATAAGGCGCAGAAAGTATTGCTCGAAGCGCATGCCCTTGCTCCAACTATGATGTCTGTTACCTATCGCTTGGCTGAACTTTCCTATGAGACTAAACAATATGATAAGGCTCTGGAATGGATTGAGTTGTCCTTGAAGAACGATCAAACATCAAAACAGCTATTGCTGAAAGCCTTTATTCTGGAAGGTTTAGGTAAGCATGATGAGGCGTTAGGGCTTTTTGACAGATTGACTAGGACTGCCGCAACCAAGAAAGAAAAGGCCCAATTATATACCCAGAAAGGGTTTGTAGCCCTGAAAGTAGGCAATAATGATGCGGCAATTGAAGCATTTGAGCAATCATTATCCATTCTGCCGACGAATGAAGCACTGCTGGCGTTGGCTACGGCTCAGGCGAAAAGTGATGAGTGGGCGAAGGCCGTAGAAACATACGAACTACTTTTATCTAAACTGGATGAAGGCCCAGACAAAGCACGTGTTCGTATGCAGCTTGGTATAGCTTACTTAAAAGTAGATAGAAACGATGAGGCGATGACTGAGCTTAGCAGCGCTCTTGAGTCAGGTTACCTTACTCCAAAAGAACAAGAAGACGCGCTACAGAATCTTGGTTTTCTGTATTACGGCTCCAAACAATATGAAGCAGCTAAAGAGGCATTTCTTGCTGCGTTAGAAAAACAACCTCATAACAATAAGACTCTGTTGGCGTTAGCTCGGGCTCAGATTGGAGCCGGGGACTATGAAGACGCTATTGCTACCTTAAAGGAAATGGATGCTCAGCAGCAAGATTTTGCTATCTCCATGTTACTAGCCTTTGCCTATGAAAAAAGCGGGCAGCATAAGCAGGCCATAGCGATCTATAAAACTATCTTAGAATCTGAAGAGCTTTATGGTGATGATACCATGGCGGTGCTTGAGCGCATGGCAACTATCGAAAGTCTCTCTGGAAGAAAAGGTCTCGCAGGGGATATGTATCTTAAAGCATATGAAGTTGCGGATACAAAAGATCCTGATTTACTTCTTCGTGCCGGAGAATCGTATTATGGCGCAAAACAGTATGACAAGGCTTTAAGCATCTTGGAGAGGTACCTGAAAAGCGCCTCTGATGTAGATAATTTTGAAGCCTTCAGCATGATAGGTTCAATTTATACGCAACAGGGTAAAGTGAAAGAAGCTGCAGCGGCATTCCGTAGAGCTCTTACATATCCAAATCTTACTCGGAAACAGCGCACAACTCTTCTTGTTAATCTAGGTTACCTCTACATCAACATGGATGAGGTTGATACGGGGATAGAGTTTATGCGCCAGGCTATAGCAGTAGGTGGCGACAGCCCTCGCTTGCGGATGGATATGGGTACGGCTTTGTTTAGTCGAAAACATTATCCAGAAGCTATTGAGCAGTTTAGGCGCGCGAAAGAACTTGGTGCAGGATATCAAGCTGATTTGTCACTAGGTTTTTGCTATGACAAGGTCAATAAGCCTGGTCTTGCACTCTACTATATGAAACTGGCAGAGCAGAATGCCCCAGAATCAGTACTTCAAAAGTCAGCTGATCTCTATAACCAGCTGGGTTACTTGTACGCAAGTGAGAAGAGTTACTGCGAAGCTATTATCAGCTATGAGCAAGCATTATGTATTAAACCTAATGATTCGACTGCGTTTAAGCTTGGTCAGGTGCTGCGTCTTGCTGGTCAGTTAGAAGCTGCTGAGGCGATGCTGTGTTCAGTTGACCCTGAGCAGTTGGAAACTGTAGATGACCGCATACTTTATTATGAAATCTTGGGACGCGTGTACAAAGAGACCGAACAGTATGATAAGGCTCAGGAAGTATTCCGTATGGGTATTGCCGAAAAACCAAGTGCAGAAGCATATTATCTGCTTGGACAGGCACAGGAAAGCTCAGAGGATCTTGAAGGAGCTATTAGTTCTTACCAGACCGCAGTAGAGATGAATCCTGCCGATGCCTATAAAATATCACTTGGGTATGCATATTATAAACATGAAGATTTAGAGCAAGCGGCAGTTATTTTTGAAGATCTTCTGATGAAAGATCCAGATTACGTTAACCTTGCAGAAGATCTGGCTTACATTAATAAGCAACTTTGTCGAAATGAGCTTTCTGTAGAGTGGTTTAAAAGAGCTATTGATAACGAACGGCTCTATCCAAATGAAACTGCTAAGTCCCTTAGAAGAAAGATCTATGACTTTAAGGAAGAGATCAGATTCATAACCGATAGTTGGGATGTTACCGGATTTTATAATTATTCACCTGATGATGCTAACTTTTATACAGATACACAGGGCATTGTGGTCGGTGTTCTTGATAACACCGCTGGTGTAGAGGTCGGCTATGCTCCTCCTAAAATTGGTTTCCGCGATGGCCGGATTTTCCAGATAATTGCACGAGTGAGTGTGAACCGTCAGAAATACGGTGTCTTTGATTTTGAAGCAGACGGCACTCAGGGTGCTGCCGGTGTGCGCTATAAGCCGTTTAAAGATGCAGACATAGCATTGGGCGTTGAGCGGTTGTTTAAAATTGGCGAAGACGCTGAAGATAACACGTTGTTACGAGCCATGGGTGATTGGAACGATGGCTGGGCAATGAAGGCAACTGAGAAAAATTGGAACTATACCTTTATTTATGGAGAGGTAGACCAATATGTTCAAGATGATGAACGTACGGTCTTCTTGGTTCATGGACGTCAGGGATGGACATGGAACTTCTATGATCAGTTGCTTCTTACTCCGCATGTTTATGGAACATTTAGAGAAGTTTCTCCAGATAGGAATAATCTGAGTCACTTCGAATTCGGGCCTGCAGTATCATTTCGTTGGCTTGAGGGAGAGGATCAGTACATTTCCTATAAGCGGGATTGGGAAATTTTGCTTCGATATACCTATGGCAAATATACCAAGGACATCAGCGACGACTATTCCGGCGTGAGTGTCTCGTTAAGACTTAACTTCTAG
- a CDS encoding DUF4434 domain-containing protein encodes MISRLRIILMSCVLMLVVLPSSSFAIQGVAGTFFQPTNDMKTWDEAKWETLFDTYHRLGICEIIVQWVVYEDATDNSGNPTYEYDMSVIEKVLCYAEQYGMYVTVGGVFLNTFWKQIQADPEVLKVHLMRIRRGTTKSIETIAPQLQCSPAFAGWYISQEIDDRTWLGETHMGILCTFLKDLYSDLNALVPNQPLSVSAFSNGWASPEKLGLFWRTVADDVGVGRVLFQDGVGVRKLAVEEVPIYLKGLHEQMMGSCCTVQPVVEIFTQLEGDTFKAEPAPLKRIREQLRQELPYAPDGVMLFSVAEYMSPVGGEKAEALLHQVLAGK; translated from the coding sequence ATGATAAGTCGTCTTCGTATAATTCTGATGAGTTGTGTTCTGATGCTTGTTGTTTTGCCAAGTTCCAGCTTTGCTATTCAGGGTGTAGCAGGAACCTTTTTCCAACCCACAAATGATATGAAAACATGGGATGAAGCAAAGTGGGAGACGTTGTTCGATACCTATCACCGTCTGGGAATCTGCGAAATTATCGTGCAGTGGGTTGTGTATGAAGATGCTACGGATAATTCAGGCAACCCGACATATGAGTATGACATGTCAGTCATCGAAAAGGTGTTATGTTATGCAGAACAATACGGTATGTATGTTACCGTAGGCGGTGTCTTTTTAAATACATTCTGGAAGCAGATTCAAGCTGACCCGGAGGTGTTGAAAGTACACCTGATGCGTATTCGCAGGGGTACCACTAAGTCTATTGAGACTATTGCTCCTCAGCTCCAGTGCTCTCCAGCATTTGCGGGATGGTATATTTCTCAGGAAATCGATGATCGTACTTGGCTTGGTGAAACACATATGGGCATCCTTTGTACCTTCCTTAAGGATCTTTATAGTGACCTTAACGCTTTGGTACCAAATCAGCCGTTGTCTGTTTCTGCTTTTTCAAATGGTTGGGCTTCTCCGGAAAAACTTGGTTTGTTCTGGCGGACAGTTGCTGATGACGTTGGTGTAGGCCGCGTATTATTTCAGGACGGTGTAGGCGTTCGTAAGTTAGCAGTTGAAGAAGTGCCAATTTATCTTAAAGGACTGCATGAGCAGATGATGGGATCATGTTGTACTGTCCAGCCTGTTGTTGAAATATTTACTCAACTGGAAGGTGACACCTTTAAAGCAGAACCGGCACCATTAAAACGCATTCGTGAGCAACTGCGACAAGAGCTTCCTTATGCTCCGGATGGTGTTATGTTATTCAGTGTTGCAGAATACATGAGTCCTGTTGGTGGTGAAAAAGCAGAAGCGTTACTTCATCAGGTGCTTGCTGGGAAGTAA